A stretch of Candidatus Baltobacteraceae bacterium DNA encodes these proteins:
- a CDS encoding ArsB/NhaD family transporter, whose product LARGFLHHAETLAPSAGNLLVGAVVSLGCNLLNNLPIAVVTGYALSAVPVAPHLAHAALVAVDLGPNLSVTGSLATLLWLIALRRSGVVVTPLQFLKVGACVLLPSALVTLLLVR is encoded by the coding sequence GCTCGCGCGCGGCTTTTTGCATCATGCCGAAACGCTCGCTCCCAGTGCCGGCAATCTGCTCGTAGGCGCCGTCGTTTCCCTTGGGTGCAATCTGCTGAACAATCTGCCGATCGCCGTCGTAACGGGCTACGCGCTCTCGGCGGTTCCGGTCGCGCCGCATCTGGCTCACGCCGCGCTCGTCGCGGTCGATCTCGGTCCGAATCTCTCCGTGACCGGATCGCTTGCAACGCTGCTCTGGCTCATCGCGCTGCGCCGCAGCGGCGTCGTCGTGACGCCGCTGCAATTTCTCAAGGTCGGCGCCTGCGTGCTGCTGCCAAGCGCGCTCGTGACCCTGTTACTCGTTCGTTAG
- a CDS encoding plastocyanin/azurin family copper-binding protein produces MKTPRLFSVWACALALAGSLTACGGGGGQASLPQSASPLGAGAQGVGNTGTTGGRSTRATAWDVDAGGQQADQALQALDFFDENITIDAGDSVTWNTDPANAEPHTVTFLGPVTKPPAPGNPLNANPAGGSSYDGTVFTNSGFLAMGATYTLTFPKAGTYAYLCLLHQPVMTGIVTVQPAGTKYPHSRSFYLNEGRMALDQTLQNAKNSVALFPYANGGTHLAAGIAPGLAMGPPSNATVLRFIDSTTFAPTTSHTSVLTVALGSTLTWTNLTLNEPHTVTFVPQGQPVPGNPFSPPTGPPSGQTYDGTALVNSGVLAPGQSFSLTFTKRGVYTYRCLFHDASGMIDTVVVN; encoded by the coding sequence ATGAAGACACCACGTCTGTTTTCAGTATGGGCCTGCGCGTTGGCACTTGCGGGCTCGTTGACGGCCTGCGGCGGAGGCGGCGGCCAGGCGAGCTTGCCGCAGAGCGCCTCGCCGCTCGGTGCCGGCGCGCAAGGCGTCGGGAACACCGGCACGACGGGGGGCAGGAGCACGCGCGCCACCGCTTGGGACGTGGACGCCGGCGGCCAACAGGCGGACCAGGCGCTCCAAGCGTTGGATTTCTTCGACGAAAACATCACGATCGATGCCGGCGACAGCGTGACCTGGAACACCGATCCGGCGAACGCCGAACCGCATACCGTCACGTTCCTTGGCCCCGTGACCAAGCCGCCCGCTCCGGGAAATCCGCTCAACGCGAATCCGGCCGGCGGATCGTCCTACGACGGCACGGTCTTTACGAATTCGGGCTTTCTCGCGATGGGCGCGACATACACGCTAACGTTTCCCAAGGCCGGAACCTATGCGTATTTGTGTCTGCTCCACCAGCCGGTGATGACCGGCATCGTTACCGTGCAGCCGGCGGGCACGAAATATCCGCACTCGCGTTCGTTCTACCTCAATGAAGGTCGGATGGCTCTCGACCAGACGCTGCAAAACGCAAAAAACTCCGTCGCGCTGTTCCCTTATGCCAACGGCGGAACGCATCTGGCTGCGGGCATCGCACCGGGCCTGGCAATGGGTCCCCCGTCGAACGCAACCGTATTGCGCTTCATCGATAGCACGACGTTTGCGCCTACGACGAGCCACACATCCGTCTTGACGGTCGCGCTCGGATCGACCCTCACGTGGACGAACCTCACGCTGAACGAACCGCATACCGTCACGTTCGTGCCGCAGGGGCAACCGGTGCCGGGAAATCCATTCTCGCCGCCGACCGGGCCGCCGTCCGGACAAACCTACGACGGCACGGCGCTCGTAAACTCAGGCGTCCTGGCCCCGGGCCAATCGTTCAGCCTCACGTTCACCAAGCGCGGCGTCTATACGTACCGGTGTCTGTTCCACGACGCATCCGGCATGATCGATACCGTCGTCGTCAACTAG
- a CDS encoding Ldh family oxidoreductase has product MPEAVTTDYHLSTEQKLKDFVRAALAKVEVAPEQAAVVGDVLVAADLRGIESHGVARLESYYVSRIRGGKLAAKPNYEIVRETETSVLYDAGNGLGHPVGKLAMQNVLEKARKHGAAFGAVRNSNHFGIAGYYAMMALEHDMIGMASTNSVRYGAPTFGKSVMLGTNPLAYAIPTGNEPAFVLDFATTTVPKGKLEVYKRKGKPLNSGWAIDEHGEMTTDPDEALRGALLPLGGFGTDNGGHKGYGLGMLVDILCGVLSGGAFGNGLPLVKDTMEGAISHWFGAFRVDGFRDVDAFKADMDKELRAFKDSQKVRGADRIYVAGEIEFEKAAYHRETGVPVHVKVWDGLQKLAGELDIPFDLAR; this is encoded by the coding sequence TTGCCCGAAGCCGTCACGACCGACTATCACCTTTCGACCGAACAGAAGCTCAAAGATTTCGTTCGCGCCGCGCTCGCGAAGGTCGAAGTGGCGCCGGAGCAGGCCGCCGTCGTCGGAGACGTGCTGGTCGCCGCCGATCTGCGCGGAATCGAGTCGCACGGCGTCGCGCGCTTAGAGTCGTACTACGTCAGCCGCATTCGCGGCGGCAAGCTCGCAGCGAAACCGAACTACGAGATCGTACGCGAGACCGAGACCTCGGTTCTCTACGACGCCGGCAACGGACTCGGCCATCCCGTGGGTAAGCTCGCGATGCAGAACGTTCTGGAGAAGGCCCGCAAGCACGGCGCGGCCTTCGGCGCGGTTCGCAATTCGAATCATTTCGGTATCGCCGGTTACTACGCCATGATGGCGCTCGAACACGACATGATCGGCATGGCGTCGACCAATTCGGTGCGCTACGGCGCGCCGACGTTCGGCAAGAGCGTGATGCTGGGTACCAATCCGCTAGCGTACGCCATTCCCACCGGGAACGAGCCGGCATTCGTGCTGGACTTCGCGACGACGACCGTGCCGAAGGGCAAGCTCGAAGTGTACAAGCGCAAGGGAAAACCGTTGAACTCCGGCTGGGCGATCGACGAGCACGGCGAGATGACGACCGATCCTGATGAGGCGTTGCGTGGTGCGCTGCTTCCATTGGGCGGGTTCGGTACCGATAATGGCGGCCACAAAGGCTACGGACTCGGCATGCTGGTCGACATCCTCTGCGGCGTTCTTTCGGGCGGCGCGTTCGGCAACGGCTTGCCGCTGGTCAAGGATACGATGGAGGGCGCGATCTCGCATTGGTTCGGTGCGTTTCGCGTAGACGGCTTTCGCGACGTCGATGCGTTCAAAGCCGATATGGATAAAGAACTGCGCGCTTTCAAAGATAGCCAAAAAGTCCGCGGAGCGGATCGCATCTACGTGGCCGGCGAGATCGAATTCGAAAAGGCGGCTTACCACCGCGAGACCGGCGTTCCCGTGCACGTAAAAGTCTGGGACGGTTTGCAGAAGCTCGCCGGCGAGTTGGACATTCCGTTCGACTTGGCGCGGTAG
- a CDS encoding heterodisulfide reductase-related iron-sulfur binding cluster — protein MIEAPLHGFTGTDSPSAAIYDQCVRCGLCLPTCPTYLETMTETSGPRGRISLIKSVAEGHLDLLSPGFVHQMSECLDCRACEAVCPSGVRYGQLIETARAQIDRAQSPTRSPSIRLLRWFGLRVLFSRPATMRAFAALLRFYQRSGLRSLVRASGALRLLGLAEAERFAPTISDRPFAARGQSFPVANAKCTVFFHVGCVMHVAFAQVNEASVRVLGRAGCSVVIPAAQGCCGAIGVHAGDIEFGRELAKRNIAAFEASGADFYVVNAAGCGSALKEYGTLFAEDARWASRAAAFSTRVRDILELLDAVGIDPRLGRIDRTITYQEPCHLAHAQRITAAPRRLLARIPGLQLIEMAESSVCCGSAGIYNVTEPEMAGRLRHRKIANATATNAEICATANPGCALQMETGLREAGSEMAIKHVVELIDESYAAYSAAATRS, from the coding sequence ATGATCGAGGCGCCGCTTCACGGCTTCACCGGCACCGACTCTCCGTCGGCCGCCATCTACGACCAGTGCGTACGCTGCGGGCTCTGCCTGCCTACCTGCCCGACCTACCTAGAGACTATGACAGAAACCTCAGGGCCGCGCGGCAGGATTAGTCTCATCAAAAGCGTTGCCGAGGGGCACCTCGACCTGCTCTCGCCCGGCTTCGTGCATCAGATGTCCGAGTGCTTGGATTGCCGGGCGTGCGAGGCCGTCTGCCCCTCCGGGGTGCGCTACGGCCAACTCATCGAGACCGCGCGCGCGCAGATCGACCGCGCTCAAAGCCCCACGCGATCGCCGTCGATTCGCTTGCTGCGCTGGTTCGGGTTGCGCGTGCTTTTTTCGCGACCCGCTACGATGCGCGCGTTCGCCGCGCTTCTGCGCTTCTACCAGCGCTCCGGCCTCCGCTCGCTCGTTCGCGCCAGCGGCGCGCTCCGATTGCTCGGCCTGGCGGAAGCCGAGCGGTTCGCGCCCACGATCTCCGACCGTCCGTTTGCAGCCCGCGGACAATCGTTTCCGGTTGCGAACGCAAAATGCACGGTCTTTTTTCACGTGGGCTGCGTGATGCACGTTGCTTTCGCGCAGGTCAACGAAGCAAGCGTCCGCGTTCTGGGTCGCGCCGGCTGCAGCGTCGTGATTCCGGCGGCGCAAGGATGTTGCGGCGCCATCGGCGTCCACGCCGGCGACATCGAGTTCGGACGCGAACTCGCAAAGCGCAACATCGCCGCGTTCGAAGCCTCGGGCGCGGATTTCTACGTCGTCAACGCCGCCGGCTGCGGATCGGCGCTCAAAGAATATGGAACGCTCTTTGCGGAGGACGCACGGTGGGCGTCGCGCGCGGCCGCATTCTCGACTCGCGTTCGCGACATTCTCGAATTGCTCGATGCCGTCGGCATCGATCCGCGACTCGGACGCATCGACCGCACGATCACGTATCAAGAGCCGTGTCATCTGGCCCACGCCCAACGGATTACGGCGGCTCCGCGGCGCCTGCTCGCGCGAATTCCGGGATTGCAATTGATCGAGATGGCCGAGAGCAGCGTCTGCTGCGGCAGCGCCGGGATCTACAACGTGACCGAGCCCGAGATGGCCGGCCGTTTGCGGCACCGGAAAATCGCCAACGCCACCGCGACGAACGCCGAGATCTGCGCGACGGCGAATCCCGGCTGCGCCCTACAAATGGAAACCGGCCTGCGGGAGGCCGGTAGTGAGATGGCGATCAAGCACGTCGTCGAGTTGATCGACGAATCGTACGCCGCTTACAGCGCGGCCGCGACGCGATCCTGA
- a CDS encoding STAS domain-containing protein, which translates to MTHDQLSIDIKSERNGDALVFTLRGSLDLATAPSVRAALLEAADDNKHEIIVDLTHVEFLDSTGLGALIGAHRRALEKSGRVALVIADGPIARLLNITGLMRVFGVYHSVAAALKDQDRVAAAL; encoded by the coding sequence ATGACTCACGATCAGCTTTCCATCGATATCAAATCGGAACGCAATGGCGACGCGCTCGTCTTTACGTTGCGCGGAAGTCTAGACTTGGCGACCGCGCCGTCGGTCCGAGCCGCTCTGCTCGAGGCCGCCGACGATAACAAACACGAGATTATCGTGGACCTTACGCACGTGGAGTTTCTCGACTCGACCGGTCTTGGAGCGCTCATCGGCGCACATCGCCGGGCGCTTGAAAAAAGCGGCCGGGTCGCGCTCGTGATCGCCGACGGTCCGATCGCGCGACTGCTCAATATTACCGGACTCATGCGCGTCTTCGGCGTCTACCACTCCGTCGCGGCAGCGTTGAAGGATCAGGATCGCGTCGCGGCCGCGCTGTAA
- a CDS encoding nuclear transport factor 2 family protein has product MYPIETQRMTFEQLIEALIDAWRTGDAHRACAFFAPDGVYHEAGREPIVGREAIYAHFARFFRDGPLWRFEVDDVVVQGERAAVGYRFAVKGTADAWRERAGCAIVHRLDGSIGFWREYQA; this is encoded by the coding sequence GTGTACCCAATTGAGACCCAACGTATGACGTTCGAGCAACTGATCGAGGCCCTCATCGACGCGTGGCGTACCGGCGACGCTCATCGTGCTTGCGCGTTCTTCGCGCCGGATGGGGTTTATCACGAGGCCGGACGCGAGCCGATTGTGGGCCGTGAGGCAATCTACGCGCATTTCGCGCGGTTTTTCCGGGACGGACCGCTCTGGCGATTCGAGGTCGACGATGTGGTCGTGCAAGGTGAGCGTGCTGCCGTGGGCTACCGGTTTGCGGTCAAAGGCACTGCCGACGCGTGGCGCGAACGCGCGGGATGTGCCATAGTCCATCGCCTAGACGGGTCGATCGGCTTCTGGCGCGAGTACCAAGCTTGA
- a CDS encoding DUF6496 domain-containing protein, giving the protein MAATRKKATRKKATRKKTTRKKTTRKKAAPRKKTTARKKTTSRKKTTGRKKTTRKKASTRKYSRKAGKKVETAVREMKAGKLRSGGSGKRVTSRKQAIAIGLSEARKEGDKVANPKDR; this is encoded by the coding sequence ATGGCAGCAACTCGCAAGAAAGCTACCCGCAAGAAAGCGACTCGTAAGAAAACGACCCGCAAGAAAACGACCCGCAAGAAGGCGGCGCCGCGTAAGAAGACGACCGCTCGTAAGAAGACGACCTCTCGTAAGAAGACGACCGGCCGGAAGAAAACGACGCGCAAGAAAGCCTCGACGCGAAAATACTCGCGCAAGGCCGGCAAGAAAGTCGAGACTGCGGTTCGCGAAATGAAGGCGGGGAAATTACGCTCTGGAGGCTCGGGTAAACGCGTCACGAGTCGCAAACAAGCCATTGCGATCGGGCTTTCCGAGGCCCGCAAAGAAGGCGACAAAGTTGCAAATCCTAAGGACCGTTAG
- a CDS encoding C40 family peptidase: MRYLLVTGALAFLLGGTSVAALASPVTHHHHAVSASQHSLPFAAAISPDVAQWTATESETHEGATAHHRIAAHHDMNKFASRILARTSTIAKSLTRSALRFLGTPYVFGGTSTSGFDCSGYVQHVFAMMGVSIPRTADAQFYAGHKPVGGMRPGDLVFFQTYEPGPSHVGIYLGHGRFVHASSSHGVMVSSLSDSYWGPKFIGAKRLIASR, translated from the coding sequence TTGCGTTATCTACTAGTTACCGGGGCGTTGGCATTTCTGCTGGGCGGCACGAGCGTCGCCGCACTCGCCTCCCCCGTAACCCATCACCACCACGCCGTATCCGCCTCGCAGCATTCCCTCCCGTTCGCCGCGGCGATCAGCCCGGACGTGGCCCAGTGGACCGCCACCGAGTCGGAGACCCACGAGGGAGCGACCGCCCACCACCGCATCGCGGCCCACCACGACATGAACAAGTTTGCGAGCCGGATTCTGGCTCGTACCTCCACCATCGCTAAAAGCTTGACCCGCAGTGCGTTGCGCTTTTTGGGCACGCCGTATGTCTTCGGCGGGACCAGCACGTCGGGCTTTGACTGCTCGGGCTACGTTCAGCACGTTTTTGCCATGATGGGTGTGAGCATTCCACGCACGGCGGACGCCCAATTCTACGCCGGGCATAAGCCCGTCGGCGGAATGCGCCCCGGCGACTTGGTGTTCTTTCAGACCTACGAACCCGGCCCATCCCACGTGGGCATCTACCTCGGACACGGGCGTTTCGTTCATGCCAGTTCGAGTCACGGCGTTATGGTCAGCAGTCTGAGCGATTCGTACTGGGGACCGAAATTCATCGGCGCGAAGCGTCTGATCGCATCGCGGTAG
- the glmM gene encoding phosphoglucosamine mutase, with the protein MGRIFGTDGVRGVANTDLTPELAFAIGRAGATVLAHTSDRHRPIILGRDTRLSGTMLEGAIVAGITSVGRDVVSIGIVPSPAVATVTVRTQAAAGVMISASHNPIADNGIKFFGPDGFKLSDAIEDEIESLIGSSDLPRPTGTEIGTARLAQNLAKHYYDELYERAADLNGLTVVVDGAFGAAYAIAPYALKKLGAVVHELHCENDGARINVDCGATNLAQVRDRVRELAALGNGHVLGVGFDGDADRAMFVDETGTALDGDHVMFVLGRALHARGELPGDAIVGTVMSNIGLERALAPYGVRLLRAPVGDRYVLEQMRAGGYLLGGEQSGHIINLHNNTTGDGPMTAIALFSEVVRSGKTLHELCAEMVVYPQILVNVKTARKDVLQSPSIRRAVEDAQALLAGTGRLLIRPSGTEPLIRVMIEGENLETISALANDLAAKIAAAATSPAASG; encoded by the coding sequence ATGGGCCGCATCTTTGGAACCGATGGCGTGCGCGGTGTCGCCAACACCGATCTCACGCCCGAACTCGCCTTCGCCATCGGACGGGCGGGCGCGACGGTGCTCGCGCACACCAGCGACCGGCATCGCCCCATCATCCTGGGGCGCGATACGCGCCTCTCGGGAACGATGCTCGAAGGCGCGATCGTTGCGGGCATTACCTCGGTCGGGCGCGACGTCGTCTCGATCGGGATCGTGCCATCGCCGGCGGTGGCCACCGTTACGGTGCGCACGCAAGCGGCGGCGGGCGTGATGATCAGTGCGTCGCACAATCCGATCGCCGACAACGGCATCAAGTTTTTCGGCCCCGACGGCTTTAAACTCTCGGATGCAATCGAAGACGAGATCGAGTCCTTAATCGGCTCGAGCGACCTGCCGCGCCCGACCGGGACGGAGATCGGAACCGCGCGTTTGGCGCAGAATCTGGCCAAACACTACTACGACGAGCTCTACGAGCGCGCGGCGGATCTCAACGGGCTCACCGTCGTCGTCGACGGTGCGTTTGGCGCGGCCTACGCGATCGCTCCCTACGCGCTCAAAAAACTCGGAGCGGTCGTCCACGAACTCCATTGCGAAAACGACGGCGCGCGAATCAATGTCGATTGCGGTGCGACCAACCTGGCGCAGGTACGCGACCGGGTGCGCGAACTCGCCGCGCTCGGCAACGGACACGTTCTGGGAGTCGGGTTCGACGGCGACGCGGACCGGGCGATGTTCGTGGACGAAACGGGAACGGCGCTCGACGGGGATCACGTGATGTTCGTGCTCGGTCGCGCGCTGCACGCACGCGGCGAACTGCCGGGCGACGCGATCGTGGGCACCGTGATGAGCAACATCGGCCTCGAGCGGGCACTCGCGCCCTACGGGGTTCGGCTGCTGCGCGCTCCGGTCGGCGACCGATACGTTCTCGAGCAGATGCGCGCGGGCGGGTACCTTTTAGGCGGCGAGCAATCGGGTCACATCATCAACCTGCACAACAACACGACCGGCGACGGCCCGATGACCGCGATCGCGCTCTTTAGCGAGGTGGTTCGCAGCGGCAAAACGCTCCACGAACTTTGCGCCGAGATGGTGGTCTATCCGCAGATCCTCGTCAACGTCAAAACGGCGCGCAAAGACGTGCTGCAGTCGCCGTCGATCCGCCGCGCGGTCGAAGATGCCCAGGCCCTGCTGGCGGGCACGGGCCGGCTCCTGATCCGCCCGTCGGGGACGGAGCCGCTGATCCGCGTGATGATCGAGGGTGAGAACCTCGAGACCATTTCGGCGCTCGCGAACGATCTGGCCGCGAAGATTGCCGCAGCTGCGACTTCCCCGGCAGCCTCTGGTTAG
- the cdaA gene encoding diadenylate cyclase CdaA gives MQTLNNLLHTLGVTDALDIVATSVLIYYVLLIIRGTRAVQILTGVLVLVGLLGIAKLLNLLLLGSILQVIVVGAAVTLPIVFQPELRRALEQIGRGWFFRSSSERERVRPEDKSIVMIAKAAFLLSRNRLGALIVIEQATGLKEFVESGTTLNAELSAELLLSLFVPRSPLHDGAVIVRENIIEAAGCFLPLAEQSLTERRIGTRHRAALGLAEQTDAVIVVVSEESGNIAVAREGKLSRAIEEETRLVKVLLASTRPPRVGPRLRGNDLVTQFASRLTPQQRRSQEKHVTDHPSELRT, from the coding sequence GTGCAGACGCTCAATAACCTCCTCCATACCTTAGGCGTAACCGACGCGCTCGATATCGTTGCGACCAGCGTGTTGATTTATTACGTGCTGCTGATCATACGCGGCACGCGCGCCGTGCAGATTCTCACCGGCGTTTTGGTGCTCGTCGGATTGCTCGGCATCGCCAAACTGTTGAATCTGCTGCTGTTGGGTTCGATCTTGCAAGTGATCGTGGTCGGCGCGGCGGTCACGCTCCCGATCGTCTTCCAACCCGAATTGCGGCGCGCGCTCGAGCAGATCGGCCGCGGCTGGTTCTTTCGAAGTTCGAGCGAACGCGAGCGCGTCCGCCCCGAAGACAAGTCGATCGTGATGATCGCGAAAGCGGCGTTTCTGCTCTCGCGCAACCGGTTGGGCGCGCTCATCGTTATCGAGCAGGCGACCGGCCTTAAGGAGTTTGTCGAGAGCGGCACGACGCTTAACGCCGAACTCTCCGCCGAGCTGCTGCTCTCGCTCTTCGTGCCGCGCTCGCCGCTGCACGACGGCGCCGTCATCGTGCGCGAGAACATCATCGAGGCCGCGGGGTGTTTCTTGCCGCTCGCCGAGCAGTCGCTGACCGAACGGCGCATCGGAACCCGCCATCGCGCCGCGCTCGGACTCGCGGAGCAGACCGATGCCGTCATCGTCGTCGTCTCGGAAGAGAGCGGAAATATCGCGGTCGCGCGCGAGGGCAAACTCTCGCGAGCGATCGAAGAGGAGACGCGTCTGGTCAAAGTGCTGCTCGCTTCGACGCGCCCTCCGCGAGTGGGCCCGCGGCTGCGCGGCAACGATCTCGTGACGCAATTCGCATCGCGCCTAACGCCCCAACAGCGCCGCTCGCAAGAAAAACATGTTACAGATCATCCGTCGGAACTTCGCACTTAA
- the rsgA gene encoding ribosome small subunit-dependent GTPase A, producing the protein MNETHRARVVSVGKNAAWVVLDTENVPRVAQLKRMSGKRSMLAPGDAVFVKLLEDDKALVERVEPRSFTLERRTVDGRAKTMAANVDAMITVTALADPPPRLTTLDQLLAFGELQSIEAIVIFTKPDLAAQPARAALAELYEGLGYTVTVVNPKSGEGIDGLRAYLQGRHALLCGVSGVGKSSIFRALGGQAVVGDLSRRGLGRQTTSASRLYRLDDGFLIDSPGVAEFGLGAIGAQELVGGFREMAEPATHCRFTDCSHSHEPDCGVQAAVADGRIAQSRYASFQKILETAS; encoded by the coding sequence ATGAACGAAACTCATCGAGCGCGCGTGGTCTCGGTCGGAAAAAACGCTGCCTGGGTGGTACTCGATACCGAGAACGTCCCCCGCGTCGCGCAGCTCAAGCGCATGAGCGGCAAACGCTCGATGCTCGCGCCCGGCGACGCAGTCTTCGTGAAACTTCTCGAAGACGACAAGGCGCTCGTCGAACGCGTAGAACCGCGAAGCTTCACGCTCGAACGCCGCACGGTCGACGGGCGGGCGAAGACCATGGCGGCCAACGTCGATGCGATGATCACCGTCACGGCCCTTGCCGATCCTCCGCCTCGCCTCACCACGCTCGACCAGCTTCTGGCATTCGGCGAGTTGCAGAGCATCGAAGCGATCGTGATCTTCACCAAACCCGATCTGGCCGCCCAGCCCGCACGCGCCGCGCTGGCGGAGCTGTACGAAGGACTCGGCTACACCGTCACGGTCGTCAATCCGAAGAGCGGTGAAGGTATCGACGGGCTTCGCGCCTACCTGCAAGGGCGGCACGCCCTCTTGTGCGGCGTCTCCGGCGTGGGCAAGAGCTCGATCTTTCGCGCGCTGGGAGGGCAGGCCGTGGTCGGCGACCTCTCGCGGCGCGGCCTCGGCCGCCAGACTACCTCGGCTTCACGCCTCTATCGTCTCGACGACGGCTTCCTTATAGATAGCCCGGGCGTCGCGGAGTTCGGGCTGGGCGCGATCGGCGCCCAAGAACTCGTTGGGGGCTTTCGCGAGATGGCCGAGCCCGCCACGCACTGCCGCTTCACCGATTGCAGCCATTCGCACGAGCCCGACTGCGGCGTGCAGGCCGCCGTCGCCGACGGCCGAATCGCCCAGAGTCGGTATGCCAGCTTCCAGAAGATTTTGGAGACGGCAAGCTAG
- the rpsT gene encoding 30S ribosomal protein S20 — protein sequence MPNIKAAVKWVRQSEKRTKRNLDVKSRLKTLYKKAAHTQDAELTTSVESQFDKAAQKGIIHPNKAARKKSRLAKAVKTSAAAPVKSARSGKKKTSKPAAKKKTGK from the coding sequence TTGCCGAATATTAAGGCCGCCGTAAAGTGGGTGCGGCAGAGCGAAAAACGAACCAAGCGAAATCTCGATGTGAAGTCGCGTCTCAAGACGTTGTACAAGAAGGCCGCGCATACCCAAGATGCGGAGCTGACCACGTCGGTCGAATCGCAGTTCGATAAAGCCGCGCAAAAAGGTATCATCCACCCGAACAAGGCGGCGCGCAAGAAATCGCGCCTAGCCAAAGCCGTGAAAACCTCGGCAGCGGCGCCGGTAAAGAGCGCGCGTTCGGGAAAGAAAAAAACGAGCAAACCGGCCGCGAAAAAGAAAACCGGCAAGTAA
- a CDS encoding threonine/serine exporter family protein, translating into MSDERSRTVSAIQDDPKAVLITLLARELHRAGVASDQLEETITSAADMLGLQIEIFALPTNVQIAIGPRYAQQIVMLRLQPGAVNLRRLAVINDTFDQLQSGKIDIAAATEQLRHIDRRTPLPFPLLSIASLAMVAFGVAVILGGGVNELVVAALIGAVTGIISAFGRRFAVVDRLFEVIAAFTGTLIVAAYTHWVAPTNLYISIVAGVVVLLPGYSLTLALHELANQDLIAGTARLGRVLMILLSLGCGALLGFAVVGPHFLDAAQIVPHPVRSTFWIAAAVIMSIGLSIDLNARRRDVVWVFLACFVALASSHVFGDLPIHQVGAFMSAFICGLVANLGARFLRVPQPVFLVPALHVLVPGSLSYRSVLYIFSAKYDDAATLAFNAIVVGILIVAGLLLSQLIVPASTLRFQRHRA; encoded by the coding sequence GTGAGCGACGAGCGTTCTCGCACGGTCTCAGCGATTCAAGACGACCCGAAGGCGGTCCTGATCACCCTGCTCGCGCGCGAACTCCACCGCGCCGGCGTCGCATCGGATCAGCTCGAAGAGACGATTACGTCGGCGGCCGACATGCTGGGCTTGCAGATCGAGATTTTCGCGCTGCCGACGAACGTGCAGATCGCGATCGGCCCGCGCTACGCGCAGCAGATCGTTATGCTGCGCCTGCAGCCGGGCGCCGTTAATCTGCGCCGCCTTGCGGTCATCAACGATACGTTCGATCAGCTTCAAAGCGGAAAGATCGATATCGCGGCCGCGACCGAGCAATTGCGGCACATCGATCGGCGGACGCCGCTGCCGTTCCCGCTGCTTTCGATCGCATCCCTCGCGATGGTTGCCTTCGGCGTGGCCGTTATTCTGGGCGGCGGCGTGAACGAACTCGTCGTCGCCGCGCTCATCGGCGCGGTAACCGGCATCATCTCGGCTTTCGGGCGGCGCTTCGCCGTCGTCGATCGCCTCTTCGAAGTCATCGCCGCGTTTACCGGCACGCTGATCGTCGCTGCCTACACGCACTGGGTCGCTCCGACGAACCTGTACATCTCGATCGTCGCCGGCGTCGTCGTGCTGTTGCCTGGGTATTCGCTCACGCTCGCACTTCACGAACTCGCCAACCAAGACTTGATTGCGGGAACGGCGCGCCTAGGCCGGGTGCTGATGATTTTGCTCTCGCTCGGGTGCGGAGCGCTGCTGGGTTTTGCCGTCGTCGGCCCGCACTTTCTGGATGCCGCGCAGATCGTGCCGCATCCGGTGCGCTCGACCTTCTGGATCGCCGCAGCCGTCATCATGTCGATCGGACTCTCGATCGATCTCAACGCGCGCCGGCGCGACGTCGTGTGGGTCTTTCTCGCGTGTTTCGTGGCGCTCGCGTCCTCGCACGTCTTCGGCGATCTTCCGATTCACCAAGTCGGCGCGTTCATGTCGGCCTTTATCTGCGGCTTAGTCGCCAATCTCGGCGCGCGTTTCTTACGCGTTCCGCAACCGGTCTTTTTGGTACCCGCGCTGCACGTGCTGGTCCCCGGATCGCTGAGCTATCGCAGCGTGCTCTACATCTTCTCCGCCAAATACGACGATGCCGCGACGCTTGCGTTTAACGCGATCGTCGTCGGCATTCTCATCGTGGCCGGTCTGTTGCTCTCGCAACTGATCGTTCCGGCGAGCACGCTGCGCTTCCAGCGCCATCGCGCCTGA